A stretch of Natronococcus sp. CG52 DNA encodes these proteins:
- a CDS encoding ATP-binding protein codes for MTIHVGSSSNGFFVADDGDAIPESKREDLHETDAEALDRRGDGFALVGRIAEAHGWSVSIGESDEGGTRVDVTGTAVDWKNAFDGTSLNSELELER; via the coding sequence ATGACGATCCACGTCGGCTCGAGTTCGAACGGGTTCTTCGTCGCCGACGACGGCGACGCGATTCCCGAATCGAAGCGCGAGGATCTCCACGAGACCGACGCCGAGGCACTGGATCGTCGCGGCGACGGCTTCGCGCTCGTCGGACGGATCGCCGAAGCCCACGGCTGGTCGGTGTCGATCGGCGAGAGCGACGAGGGTGGGACTCGCGTCGACGTCACTGGGACGGCGGTCGACTGGAAGAACGCGTTCGACGGCACCTCGCTCAATTCGGAACTCGAACTCGAGCGGTGA
- a CDS encoding replication factor C small subunit — MSEADAEAAEPTPGKTEVWIEKYRPERLDEIKGHENIVPRLRRYVEQGDLPHLMFAGPAGTGKTTASQAIAREIYDDDWRENFLELNASDQRGIDVVRDRIKDFARSSFGGYDHRIIFLDEADALTSDAQSALRRTMEQFSNNTRFILSCNYSSQIIDPIQSRCAVFRFTELTEEAVEAQVREIAETEGIAVTDDGVDALVYAADGDMRKAINALQAAAVMGETVDEETVFAITATARPEEVEEMVQHAIDGDFTAARAALEDLLMDRGLAGGDVIDQLHRSAWQFDLPEQATVRLLERLGEVDYRITEGANERLQLEAMLASLALEDE, encoded by the coding sequence ATGAGCGAGGCCGACGCCGAGGCGGCGGAGCCGACTCCCGGCAAGACCGAAGTCTGGATCGAGAAGTATCGCCCGGAGCGGCTTGACGAGATCAAGGGCCACGAGAACATCGTCCCGCGGCTGCGACGCTACGTCGAGCAGGGGGACCTCCCGCACCTCATGTTCGCGGGGCCAGCCGGAACCGGGAAGACGACCGCATCACAGGCTATAGCCCGCGAAATCTACGACGACGACTGGCGCGAGAACTTCCTCGAGCTGAACGCCTCCGATCAGCGCGGGATCGACGTCGTCCGCGACCGGATCAAGGACTTCGCGCGTTCGTCCTTCGGCGGCTACGACCACCGCATCATCTTCCTGGACGAGGCCGACGCGCTGACGAGCGACGCCCAGTCCGCGCTGCGTCGGACGATGGAGCAGTTCTCGAACAACACGCGCTTCATCCTCTCGTGCAACTACTCGAGTCAGATCATCGACCCAATCCAGTCGCGGTGTGCGGTCTTTCGGTTCACCGAACTCACCGAGGAAGCCGTCGAGGCGCAGGTCCGCGAGATCGCCGAAACTGAAGGGATCGCGGTCACCGACGACGGGGTCGACGCGCTGGTCTACGCCGCCGACGGCGACATGCGAAAGGCGATCAACGCCCTGCAGGCCGCGGCCGTGATGGGCGAGACCGTCGACGAGGAGACGGTGTTCGCGATCACCGCCACCGCCCGCCCCGAGGAGGTCGAGGAGATGGTTCAGCACGCCATCGACGGCGACTTCACCGCCGCCCGAGCGGCGCTCGAGGACCTCCTGATGGACCGCGGCCTCGCCGGCGGCGACGTCATCGACCAGCTTCACCGTTCGGCGTGGCAGTTCGACCTCCCCGAACAGGCCACCGTTCGGCTGCTCGAGCGCCTCGGCGAAGTGGACTACCGGATCACCGAGGGGGCGAACGAACGGCTGCAACTCGAGGCGATGCTGGCGTCGCTGGCGCTCGAGGACGAATAA
- a CDS encoding bactofilin family protein — protein MGFRTAIGARVAIVLLVVVLLGTMPASVAAQSDERAGGTIVVEEGETVDEIEAFAGTVIISGTVTNDVSAFAGNVHIDGEVGGDVEAVSGNVEITGTVDGDVSGAGGNFAVAEGATIGGSLEAGAGAVEIDGTIAGDAAVGAETIRLGENAAIGGDLRYSGTLEGNTDAVAGEITEDSRIGIEPTLQPFAGWLFAAYAFVLNLLLGAILLGLFPRFSDGVARRVATDPVRSGLAGLGVLVGVPILLVAVAITIVGIPVTVVGALLFVLLVWIGVVYGRFAVAAWLLSYADVENRWLALVVGLLGGAVLAQIPFVGGLLNFLILLLGLGALARGLYGHRRTARAREPERRDRIGPDESASD, from the coding sequence ATGGGGTTTCGAACGGCCATCGGAGCGCGAGTCGCGATCGTCCTGCTCGTCGTCGTCCTTCTGGGGACGATGCCGGCGTCGGTCGCCGCCCAGTCGGACGAACGGGCCGGCGGGACGATCGTCGTCGAGGAGGGGGAGACGGTCGACGAGATCGAAGCCTTCGCGGGCACCGTGATCATCAGCGGTACCGTCACCAACGACGTCAGCGCGTTCGCGGGCAACGTCCACATCGACGGCGAGGTCGGCGGCGACGTCGAAGCCGTGTCCGGCAACGTCGAGATCACCGGCACCGTCGACGGCGACGTCAGCGGCGCCGGCGGAAACTTCGCCGTCGCCGAGGGCGCGACGATCGGCGGCTCGCTCGAGGCCGGCGCCGGAGCGGTCGAGATCGACGGCACGATCGCAGGCGACGCGGCGGTCGGGGCGGAGACGATCCGGCTCGGCGAAAACGCGGCCATCGGCGGCGATCTCCGGTACAGCGGCACGCTCGAGGGCAACACCGACGCGGTCGCCGGCGAGATCACGGAGGACTCGCGGATCGGCATCGAGCCGACGCTCCAGCCGTTCGCCGGGTGGCTCTTCGCGGCCTACGCGTTCGTGCTGAACCTGTTGCTCGGTGCGATACTGCTCGGCTTGTTCCCCCGGTTCTCCGACGGCGTCGCCCGCCGCGTCGCGACCGATCCCGTCAGGAGCGGCCTCGCGGGGCTGGGCGTCCTCGTCGGCGTGCCGATCCTGCTGGTCGCCGTCGCGATAACGATCGTCGGGATCCCCGTCACCGTCGTCGGCGCGCTCCTGTTCGTACTCCTGGTCTGGATCGGCGTCGTCTACGGCCGGTTCGCCGTCGCCGCCTGGCTCCTCTCGTACGCCGACGTCGAGAACCGGTGGCTCGCGCTCGTCGTCGGCCTGCTCGGCGGCGCGGTGCTCGCACAGATTCCCTTCGTCGGCGGGTTGCTCAACTTCCTCATCCTCCTGCTCGGACTCGGTGCGCTGGCCCGGGGACTGTACGGCCATCGGCGGACGGCGAGGGCTCGAGAGCCCGAGCGACGGGATCGGATCGGTCCAGACGAGTCGGCGAGCGATTAA